Within Lolium rigidum isolate FL_2022 chromosome 5, APGP_CSIRO_Lrig_0.1, whole genome shotgun sequence, the genomic segment AAGAAATTTACGAATCCATATGGTGGGAGTTGCAATTACGGTATATCACCCAGCTTATATGATGTTTCTTTTATTTAGTGTTTCGTACTGTACCCTCTTTTCCATGTGCAGGTGTGCTTCCCCAGTTGTATCTATGCTTTTACAACACATTATACGGTACTAATTGACAAGCTAAAGAAGAAATTGGGTACAGGGGTCGGGGGGCAACTGCAGCAAAGCAGAGTGTCAAGATCAAACTATGTGGGAGAGGGACCAGCAGAGAGTAGTGGCAACAGGCTATGTGAGGTTTGATCACATCAAACACGAAAATCCAAGCCCctttctccgtctctccttccccAGTTGTTGTCTCCTACAATACTAGTTCAGCTTCCCCTGAATTCAAATCTTCTACCAATTAGCAAATTTAACTCGAGATCGGCAACACTGAGTTAGGCTTGAGTGGATGTCTTGTGGCAACTGCGTAACAATATTAAGTATCATGCCTGAAATGCACAGCATTTCTGTGCTACACACGCACGAATTGGGCAAGAATTTCTAAATAAATGGACATGAAAGTTGTAATTGGCTTTTCTTAAAAAGAGGGTGTGGCCGTCTTAGCTCATGATAGCCTAACTTGCGTGTCTCCATCAATTAGCCACCAGTGAGCACGCAGATGGCAGACCTAGCTAGGTTAGCACGCAACCACTGACCCAACATTACCATGTTACCAAAACTGCTCCTACCAAGTGGCAACAAGCTACATTGTGCGGTATTCCCTGAAACCAGAGCCTAGCAAGCAGAAGATATCCACAAGGAATCCTGAAAGGGAAACGGGACATGAGTGGAAAGGTGGAGCGAACCGAACCTGGTAGTCGTCGCCGTACTCCTGGGCGAAGGCGGACTTGATGGCCTCGGCggaggcgcggtggccgccgccgGTGTCGCTCATGAGGATCAGCACCTTCTTCggcgcctgggcccgcgccacgccTTCCTCCTCGACCGCCGCCCCGTCCGCatccccgccaccgccgcctcccccgccgccttccccgccgcagccgccgccgccgccaagggcTGAACCGAGGGACGCGAAGCCGAGCGGCGCGATTTGGTTGCCGTGGAGGCGCACGAAGCGGGCGAACTCGGCCCACATGTGGTGGAGccgggaggcggcggtggaggtcgGGCCCGTGACGGAGACGGAGACGGAGACGGCGAGCGGGCGGGGCCCCCGCGCGCGGGCGCGGGGGAGGAAGGAGGCGTGGGAGGGGGCGAGGGGGGCGGGGAGCGGCGGGGTGGAGGGGAGGAACGGGGACGGGACGGAGAGGAAGGCCGCGGGGAACGCGGCGGggtcggccgccgccgcggcggtcGGCGGGGGCATcgcggccggcgaggaggagggcggctcCTCGAGTGCGGGGATGGCGTGGGGGAGAGGGGGAGATGAGCCACACAGCCCATTGGATGGGAGGGGGCGCGTCGGCTTTGTTGGGTTCCCACGCGGTCGGTGGTCGACTGGTCGTTGCCTGGACGGTGCGCCGTTCGCGTGTGTGTATGCGCTCTGCTCTCACCCGTGAGAATCATGAGCGATTCGactttgaaggtggtggtcctaaaGTACTATAAAAGGTGCATGGCCAATTTTAAAGGTTTGGGAGCCGTGTTACACGCCACatgtatttttttttagaaaacgcTCTGTCACATGTATTTTTTCTTTTGTAAAATGTTCCTACTCGAACGGCCGATCGCAACTGTTCAAGTGCTGCACCTGAGCTCCTTCTCCACGGCGATGAGGCTCTGGCGAGCCAGATTCATGGTCGGTGACAACGAATCGATGAAACAGGGGCTGACATGGGCGATGGTACGAGGTTAGGGTTTCATGGATTTTTGATGTTGCATATGTGCGTCCAAACCGTTACAAGCATATGTGACATGCTCAATGGGTTTTTTTCTCGGATTTTTTTGATGTTGCATAAGTACGTTCAAAATGGCAGCAAGCTAATTGTTGTTTTGCTGTGTCTCCCACATCCAAAATGTTGCGATAGTTTTTTGTGTGTATGCTAAAAGAACATTTTTCTATAATGTTGGTTTTGTTGGGCAGGTTTTTTTATTGCAAATGGTGACATGCTTTTTTATGTTTTGCTGCAAAAAAAAGGGGATTTACTATATATATGTTGCATTTCCTTGTCACAAGAACATGCTCAAATGTGAAAAAAAATCACAAGTTTTACATAATCTTCAAACAAATTGCTTCAAAAAGAATGTTGCATTCTAAAAAAATGTTGCATGAAATCCACGAGTTTGACATCTTCCTGGAAAATCACAAATAAATTTCTTGAAAAAATGTTGCACGAAATCCACGAGTGTAACTTGTCTTCCTGAAAAAATATTGCAACTATTTGTTGCTAGTACTTTTTCTTGTACGTGGATGGATTTTTCGTTGTGAATAATCGATGAACCGGATCTACCAAATTAAAATGAGCACATGAACATGTCGGCTAATGCTCACCACAATTTTAAGCACATGCCTTTGGCACAATGGCTACGGTGTTGAGCGAATGCAAACTATTTGGTAGAACTTTTTGTAATACTCATTTTCCTAGAGAATGGAACTCGAAGTGGCAGATAAATTATCTAGGCAAACTACCAGGACCACGGTGAATGCTTGGGAAGATGATCCTCCGCTTTTTATTACTACCTAAGCTTGTAAATGATTTGAAGAAATTTGTTTAATAAAGTTGCTACCGATGTAAGAAAACTGATTGTGTTAAGATTGGAATCTCAAATCATAAAATGGGCATGTGTTTCCACGTCGTATATCCAGATGACCAAAAATCGTTATGAGTAGGATTATCTGAATATCATTGAAATACATCTTTTGTCTATGGTCAGGGTTCTATTATCATAATAAACCAGTTACAGAGTCTTAGATAATTATAGTCCACCACTTACATAGTATATGTTAGGCAGTTACATTCCCTAGTTCTAAATGGAACAAACTCTTCAATAGAAAAGTAAAATATCTAGGTAAAAAAATAAACGAAGGGGACCAACATTCACCTTTTTTCAAAAAATGTCAAGCTTTTTAACATGGGAACTACACCGGCTTCTTCCATGCGCATCTTCTTCATGAGAGATGGCCTCAGAGAGAAAGTGACTGTATCCAACCTGGAGCATGAGTCGAGTGCCTTGACCTTGCTCCACGACAAGTGCTTCCTGAGAGATTTGTATCCAGACACACGTTGAATCGGAAAATCTCCAGTTTTGACTCTTGACTCTTGAGTGACCTCTTAAGATGGCATCACCGAACATCGTGGCAGATGAGCGTAGGAGAGAAGGATCATCACCTTCAGCGCTCAAAACCAAACTCTCTAGCCCCACCCTATCTCCCATGTACAATATTATCCACCTCTTGGTTGTTTTTAGGATTAGCCACCAAACCTGCTTCATGTCGAGCTAGGTATATAAAATTATCAAAAATTAGATACTTCCTACACTTCCATAAGCTCCACGTGATACAATGATACAAGAGCAGCTGACATTCAGAGCTCCATGTTTTTGCTAAAAGTCTAGAATCTAGTTAGCAAAGATAAGTCCACACCTATTGGCATGTTACGGAAACTTGAAATGCTAAACGTGTGTTGAATAGATTATTTTCCTTTGCAAACACACACAATCTTCGGGTTTATTTATGTTCCTTTTATCAGATGATATCTTGTCATGATTTGTTTGCTTAATACTCCGTAGGAGAGAAAGATGAACCTGCATATTCTCGCTATCTACTTCATCAAGTCGTTTGTGTCGAGGATTGGCTCGATGCCTTGTCTGCCCAACCTGTCAGCCACAGAACAGCACTCCCTTCCAGACCTGCAACACCGCGCGTGGTTTGCAGGCAGCCCACGGCCGCATTCTCTCCTCGCCCCGCGTCACGACCTCGTCTCCCCCAACCCCTCTCGATTCCTGCGGTGGCGCAGATGCCGACGATCGCCTGCGGCGCCTGCGCGGCTGCCTCCCCCTCCTCCCGCCACGCCCCCAGCCACCCGTCGTCCCCCGGGAGCTTCGGGAAGCTCGTTCCGGTCGCCCCCAGGCGGCTCCCCGCTCCCATGGCCTCTACCGTCGATTCGCCGGGGTCCGCCGACTTCGCCAAGCGCATGGACCGCGCCTGGCTCATCTCTAAGGTGCCCGGCGCTCGAATTTCCTCTTCGCTTTGATGCCTGCTTATCGATGCGCAACTGAATTAGGGGAATTGTGGGGGGAATTTTCGTGCGACTCTACTAGTAGGTACTCCTATCGGAAATCTTAGTTGGGTATTCCAATAAATTCTGTTGTTGCACGAGCCAGGACCCAGGAATGATATACTTTGTAAATAGTGGTGATTGGTGAACTCTCTAACTGGAATCGCTGGCCCAACCGAGCTTGCTGCAACTCTGCACCAATTCAATGCCACAGTAATACGTGTTGTAAATAGCGTTGCGCCTGTTTACTTTCATGCAATTCATGAGGAATGAACTGCATCCAAATTATTGGATGGGATCCCGTGTTAGTTTTCTTTCGGTGAATGAAGTGAGTAAGGACACTGTTTGCCCTAAGGCTCTCAGCGTTTTGGAGTGCATGTATGATTCATAATGGGGATTCTGGTAACAACCAAAGCTGTTCCACACAGTCGCTGAATGTGTATGTACGATGTAGTATGTAGTTTAATGTACTTTGTGTGAGCTTTGAACATGTTTGGTTCTGCGGGAGTAATTTTCCATGTCGTAACTAAAGAGGTACTAATTGTTAAACATTATAAATTTAAAGGGCGGTACTGTGGTGATAAGCTTGTAGGATCATCGTGCCTATCTTGATTCATGAACTCTCCAAGGAATAAAGGATGTTTGATGTGCCAGGAATATAACTATATTACTTGATTAGTACGCCATTTGTGTTATTCTGTATACAGCATAAAAGGCATTGTTCCATAATTTTTTGCAAGAACatgttttgagattttttttttaatatatGTGATGATTATGTAATTTTGAAACGATGTACTGGGAATTGGGAATGtcatttctttgtttttttcacATCTAGTTCTCCAAAACTCAACGAAGGAACACTGTATAATTTAGGATGCACATTGATTTAGGGTGTCTTTGGGAGAACACTGTATAATATTATGGTTTCTTCTAGTTTCATCATCTGATTTTGTTAAGAGGGAGAACAAAGGCAAATCATATATGTAGCAGGCACACAGACAAATATCTGTCATGCTTACAGCTATTTATTAGTAGTTGAGTTGTAATCTCACATTCATGATGTGGTGATGTACTTACAGAATTAGGGGAGTTGTGGGGGGAGTTTTCGTGCGACGGTACTCCTACTGGAAATCTTAGTTGGGTATTCCGATAAATTCTGTTGTTGCACGAAGCCAGGAATGATATACTTTGTAAATAGTGGTGATTGGTGAACTCTCTTACTGGAATCACTGGTCCAATTGAGCTTGCTGCAACTCTGCACCAATTTAATGCTACACTAATAAGTGTTGTAAAAAGTGTGGTACCTGTTTACTttcatgcacttcatgaggaaggGACTGTTTCAAAATTGTTGGATGGGATACCTTGTTAGTCTTTCGGTGAATGATGGCACTGTTGGTGTTGGCCCTAAAGCTCTCAGCATTTTGGAGTGCATGTATGAGTCATAATGGGGATTCTGGCAACAACCAAAGCTGTTCGACACACTCACTGAATGTGTATGTACGATGTAGCGTGTAGTTTATGTACTTTGTGTGAGCTTTGAAGATGTTGGTTCTGCGGGAGTAGTTGTCCATGTCGTAACTAAAGAGGTACTAATTGCTAAACATTATAAATTTAAAGGGCAGTAGTGTGGTGATAAGCTTGTAGGCTTGTCCTGCCTATCTTGATTCATGAACTCCCAAAGGAAACATTCTCAATAAAAGGAAGTTTGATGTGCCAGGACTACAACTATATTACTTGATTAGTACACCATTTGTACTATTGTGTATACAGCATAAGAGGCAATGTTCCACAATTTTTCGCAAGAACATGCTTTAAGATTTTGTTAATATATCTGATGACGAGGTAGTTCTGAAATGTTGTACCGGGAAATGGGAATGTCATTTCTTCACTTTTTTCACATCTAGTTCTCCAAAACTCAACGGAGGAACACCGTATAATTAAGGATGCACATTGGTTTAGGGTGTCTTTGGGAGAACACTGTGTAATATATGGTTTCTTCTAGTTTCATCATCTGATTCTGTTAAGAGGGAGAACAAATTCAAATATATGCAGCAGGCACACACACATATCTGTCATGCTTACAGAATTGCTATTTGTTAGTTGAGTTGTAATCTCACATTCATGATGTGGTGATGTACAGCAACCAAGACCAAGTTCTTGTTCATCTTGTCAATCCACTGGTGATGTGGAGTGCAAGTGGTGTGCAGGCACAGGCTTCTTTATTCTTGGCAACAATATGTTGTGTGAAGTACCCTCGAAAAATACAAGATGTGTGATTTGCTCTGGGAAGGTAGTGTAACTCTAATTTGTTCTCTGCCTTTAATTTCCAAATCCTGCCTGTGCATTTTCTAATCTCATAAGTACTTGCGTGTGAATAAACAGTATTCCTTTGATTTCAGGGCTTTGCAAGGTGTGTCGATTGCAAAGGAACTGGGTTTCGTGCGAAGTGGCTTGAAGAACCTCCTGTTGTCAACAAATGAACAGTCAAAACTATCATACTGTAAACTTTACTATATAACAGTAAACTTGACAACTGTATGTACCTCTGTCCATATTCCCCCGCTTGTAAATGATGGTATGATTATCATTTTTTTTATTGCGCCGTCTCTCTTGATCAGGTGAACTTGTTTTCTATCTTCTTTTGTATAGGATTATGAATACTGATAGATAATCTTTTTAGCTCCCATCCCACCATACCAGTGGATGCATCCGGTTTTGTACGTCAATGGTTTCGATTTTTTTTCCCTTCATTTTTACCTTTCCCCATAAACGACTCCATTCCTGGAAATGGATCTTGGGTGACAGATGAGTTTACCAATCGGGCTTTTTCCCATATTTTTTGGGGTTTCTTCAGATGTTGTAGCAACAGTTTTTTGTTGTAATGGTTGCATATTTTGGAAGTAGCCCattattctctctctctctctctctctctctctctctctctctctctctctctctctctctctctctctctctctccctctccatgGACCGACGAGGAGATGAAGCCTAGACAGTATGGTGGCCAAAGGAATTTAGTCAGTTGGCACTGTATACACTATGGACATAGCTGGGGGACAATGGACAACAAGCAAAGGATCGACGACTGACTAAGCTTGGTATTCGCAAGCCTCTAGGGCCTCTGATTCGCAATATTCCAAAAGCACAGAATTAGACAAACATTGACTTGCAAagtcatgcccatttgaatcctgcAGGAGTGAATTTGCACAATAGTTTGTTTGGTCGCACCCCAGGAAAaaactagtgtgttatttcttgtaGAAAAAAACTTCCAGGATACAGCCTACAAATCCAGTACCTACATAGGGAAAATTCAATCCCCCAAAATTAGTACGGAAGTCCTTTgaatcaaataagccttgcttgaTCCTCCTTTGGGTATGTATATCAGATTGTTTCAGGGCCCTTTCATTCACCAGGCAGTATACAGATTGCAACACAGCTGCAGGATTTGTTCCCTTATTTTTCATTCCTCGTTTCTTGAATCTTTGTTACCAAAAAAATGTTGCATCTTCAGTCTTAAGTATTACATCGTTGTAACATAAAGTTATATTTAAGCTTCTGTTTCTGTTGCATGTGGATCAGGATTTATTGCAAGTTGAAAAATCCTGTGTGGTTGTGTCGAAGGAATTTGCGGCCAGCTTTGCCAAATCATTTTCTATCTTCTTGTTATTATTCTGTGCCCGTCAGTTTGGTTATCTTACGAGATTCATTTATTTCAGTTTTGATTCTGTGCACACCAGGGGCAGTTCCTGCGGCCCTCCTGCCTGGGCAGCTGCTGGGGCTTGCCGGCAGCGGAACGCCTTACCTCGTGTGATTTTCTACAGTGATTGGAAATGGCATCTTAAGCACTTCGACTTGTGGTTTTCCTAGGATTCAAAATGTTTGTAGGTCCTACACTGGTGCACCCTCGTGCTGTGGCTTATGATGTCTGATTAGATAGTGGGGTTATTGTGCATAAGAAGAGAGTTTCAGAGTTTAACAGTATTAGTGAAGCCAAAATCCCTTTAGGTGTACCACTTCTAGATCAACGGTATTTCCTAGGGAAGCTAAGATAATTTTCTGTGGTCACTCGTGGACTTACTGTCTTTACCAGTGAATCAAGTCCCTCCTACAGCTGTTCGCTGGCAGAATTATTAGTTGGCATTGGCTCTGGCTCTTAACCTGTGCATTAGAGCCAAGTAGGCGAATCACAATGTTTCTATCAACCCTATGCTTGTTGTTTTCCCTTTTGAAGGAAATGAAGCTATCCAAAAGACCTGAAGGGATAGGATTGTGAAATATAAATCACCAAGTTTGCATATTGTTGTTTTGCTACGGAGAAGTCAGTTTCTTGTCCTCAGGTATTTGGGCCATTATTCTTAGGTGCATGGAGTATCTATTTTGCTTCATATTGTACTGCGGCATATTCATCAAATTTATGTTTAGAAAACTTATTGCAGGCAATATTAGAGGTGGATGATTGTTTCTCTCTTGTTATCTTTTCTGTTGGGCTCATTTGGCTATCCAGGAGCGATGGATTCAGCACTTAAGACAAAAGGTACCAAGGTTTGGACTCTTTGAACCATACATTGCAGATCCTCCAAGTGAAAGTAACCAAAGCTATTGTTTTCTAGTCTTTGCAATCGATAGGACTTACAGTACAAAACAAAAGACAAATTGATTGGAGTTGCATGAATTGATAGGGACTTGTATGGCGTATTTGGCGCTTTCCTACCTTATGCATAAGCATTCTGCATTAGCTATTTGACATACATGCAAAAGAATGATTTAACATGTTGCATGAATATTTGTGTTGGTGGTAATTTGACATACGTGAAATGATACTGAAAACATATTTCCTTTTGTCTCAAGAAGAATTATTGCTTCCGAATCTTCTGCAGTTAGAAGCACTTAACTTGGTTATGAATGATTAAACACTGTATTTTGCCATCAGATGATTGATTAGAACTTGCAAAAGAAAGCACGGAGGTGGAGAAATGGAAGGTAGAATAGTACTACCTAGTGTTTGGAAGATGGCGAAAAGGGATTCCGAATCTTCCAACCAAAAACTGCTGCTGGCTTCACAGCCCCTCCTTCCTCTTCGACTTCATGTATGTGGTTTATCCACTCCCTACCCCCTCTAGCAAATAGAAAGACTCAAAATTTATCACTGCGTTGTTTTTGCTATTGCAATAGAGACTTGGATGAAAATGACGCCGACTTTGGGAGATCTCCAGTACACTTTGGCATGTTCCATTAGCTCAATACAGAGAA encodes:
- the LOC124655030 gene encoding uncharacterized protein LOC124655030 gives rise to the protein MPTIACGACAAASPSSRHAPSHPSSPGSFGKLVPVAPRRLPAPMASTVDSPGSADFAKRMDRAWLISKQPRPSSCSSCQSTGDVECKWCAGTGFFILGNNMLCEVPSKNTRCVICSGKGFARCVDCKGTGFRAKWLEEPPVVNK